One stretch of Chryseobacterium fluminis DNA includes these proteins:
- a CDS encoding NAD(P)H-dependent oxidoreductase → MELIEKLNWRYATKAMNGEKVPQEKVDKILEAARLAPTSSGLQPFEILVITNQEIKEQIKPHAWNQPQITDCSHLLVFAAWDNYTEERINKMFDLTNDIRGFKNEGWENYRQMLLSTYPQRSAEENFIHASKQAYISFGAAIIAAAFEEVDSTPMEGFSPEAVDEVLHLKEKGLKSVLLLPIGYRDTPDDWLVNLTKVRKPKEDFITEIN, encoded by the coding sequence ATGGAATTAATTGAAAAGCTCAACTGGAGATATGCCACTAAGGCAATGAACGGTGAGAAAGTACCACAGGAAAAAGTGGATAAAATATTGGAGGCAGCCAGACTGGCCCCTACTTCCAGTGGTCTTCAGCCTTTTGAAATTTTGGTGATCACCAATCAGGAAATTAAGGAGCAGATTAAGCCTCACGCCTGGAATCAGCCACAGATCACCGATTGTTCGCATCTTTTGGTTTTTGCTGCCTGGGATAATTATACAGAAGAAAGAATCAATAAAATGTTTGATCTAACCAATGATATCCGCGGATTTAAAAATGAAGGCTGGGAAAACTACAGACAGATGCTACTGAGCACCTATCCGCAGAGATCTGCTGAAGAGAACTTCATACATGCTTCAAAACAGGCTTATATTTCATTTGGAGCAGCGATTATTGCAGCGGCCTTTGAAGAGGTGGATTCCACGCCAATGGAAGGGTTCTCCCCGGAAGCTGTTGATGAGGTTTTACATTTAAAAGAAAAGGGATTAAAAAGTGTACTGTTACTGCCAATTGGCTATAGGGATACTCCTGATGACTGGCTCGTAAACCTTACCAAAGTAAGAAAGCCCAAAGAAGATTTTATCACAGAGATCAACTAA
- a CDS encoding uroporphyrinogen-III synthase, with translation MKILFTKNIDPSVISKELGEHIAVDCIEVIRTSHLTVRSFDLKDHSLIFTSANGVHSFFKNGFTPNEDFTAKNYNKIYCVGEKTKRALRKYGFGTFKVLKNADTLSRFLIGHCQHENFLHFCGNLAISVLDRELPLQNIKYKKVTVYNTEELNPLIPEKYHAAVFFSPSGVRSFAKNNSLENMKLFSIGETTSSELKKYTSKEIFTSEENNLISIFSLIKKFLHAS, from the coding sequence ATGAAAATCTTATTTACCAAAAATATAGACCCATCTGTTATATCCAAAGAATTAGGAGAGCATATTGCGGTCGATTGTATTGAGGTAATCAGGACAAGTCATCTGACCGTTCGTTCTTTTGATTTAAAGGATCATTCCTTAATTTTCACCAGTGCAAACGGGGTACATTCCTTTTTTAAAAACGGCTTTACACCCAATGAAGATTTTACTGCAAAAAATTATAATAAGATCTATTGTGTTGGTGAAAAGACAAAAAGAGCATTAAGAAAATACGGTTTCGGGACCTTTAAGGTTCTGAAAAATGCAGACACCCTCTCCAGATTCCTGATTGGTCATTGTCAGCATGAGAATTTCCTGCACTTCTGCGGCAATCTGGCCATCAGTGTCCTTGACCGGGAACTTCCGCTGCAAAACATTAAATATAAAAAAGTTACCGTTTACAACACTGAAGAGCTAAATCCTCTGATACCTGAAAAATATCATGCTGCTGTTTTTTTTAGTCCGAGTGGAGTTCGTAGTTTTGCAAAAAACAATTCACTGGAAAACATGAAGCTTTTTTCCATCGGGGAAACGACTTCCTCCGAATTGAAAAAGTACACTTCCAAAGAAATTTTCACTTCGGAAGAGAATAATTTAATCTCCATTTTTTCACTGATTAAAAAATTTCTTCATGCTTCATGA
- the hemC gene encoding hydroxymethylbilane synthase, which produces MKSIRIGTRNSALALWQAREVARHLQNKNYLTEIVPIVSSGDKNLNQPLYSLGITGVFTRDLDIALLNDEIDIAVHSLKDVPTNLPENLKIIACLERDFPQDVLIRKESAKNKEFHELKLATSSLRRRAFWLKNYPHAEFSDIRGNIQTRLQKLEDGDFDATILSLAGIMRMKMEIDYEMLPFLIPAPSQGVIAVAGHSEKTEINEILSSINHKPTQICVEMERNFLNTLEGGCTAPIGAFAEIFEDQIRFKAGLCSLDGKSCITTDESFVYNDEENFGKKFAKIVLENGGKELMSEIKSQI; this is translated from the coding sequence ATGAAAAGCATTAGAATCGGTACCAGAAATTCCGCCCTTGCACTCTGGCAGGCGAGAGAAGTTGCGAGACATCTTCAGAACAAAAATTATTTAACCGAAATTGTTCCTATTGTATCTTCTGGTGATAAAAATCTTAACCAGCCGCTTTATTCTTTAGGAATCACGGGCGTGTTCACAAGAGACCTGGATATCGCCTTATTAAATGACGAGATCGACATTGCGGTCCATTCTTTAAAGGACGTTCCCACCAATCTTCCTGAAAACCTTAAAATCATTGCCTGCCTGGAAAGAGATTTTCCCCAGGATGTTCTGATCCGCAAGGAATCAGCTAAAAACAAGGAGTTTCATGAGCTGAAGCTGGCAACCAGCAGCCTCAGGAGGAGAGCATTTTGGCTGAAAAACTATCCTCATGCAGAGTTTTCCGACATCCGCGGAAATATACAGACGCGTCTACAAAAACTGGAGGACGGTGATTTTGATGCAACCATTTTATCGTTAGCAGGAATCATGCGGATGAAAATGGAAATCGACTACGAAATGCTTCCTTTCTTAATTCCGGCTCCTTCACAAGGCGTCATTGCTGTTGCAGGACATTCTGAAAAGACGGAGATCAACGAAATCCTAAGCTCGATCAATCACAAGCCTACACAGATCTGTGTAGAGATGGAAAGAAACTTCCTGAATACATTAGAAGGCGGCTGTACTGCTCCGATTGGCGCATTCGCAGAAATATTTGAAGATCAGATCCGTTTCAAAGCAGGCCTTTGTTCTTTAGATGGCAAAAGCTGCATCACCACAGATGAAAGCTTTGTATATAATGATGAAGAAAACTTTGGGAAAAAATTCGCAAAAATAGTTCTTGAAAACGGCGGAAAAGAACTCATGTCCGAAATTAAAAGCCAGATTTAA